A genomic region of Xanthomonas fragariae contains the following coding sequences:
- the gloB gene encoding hydroxyacylglutathione hydrolase, translated as MRLTALPAFEDNYIWALVAADGRAVIVDPGQAEPVFAAAKREGLIPSAVLLTHHHADHIGGVAALQQRWPGLAMFGPADERIPAEAHQVGQGEHLSLLGNRFEVLEVPGHTRSHIAFVTDGHLFSGDTLFSLGCGRMLEGTAAQMFESLQRLASLPGQMRVCCGHEYTLANAAFALHVDPTNAALQRRQQEAQAMRHAARPTLPISLKSELATNPFLRTTSPAIRAAVAPRAAGALSLEVDVFAELRRWKDEFRA; from the coding sequence ATGCGACTGACCGCCCTGCCCGCATTCGAAGACAACTACATCTGGGCGCTGGTCGCTGCGGATGGCCGCGCGGTCATCGTCGACCCTGGTCAGGCCGAGCCAGTCTTCGCCGCTGCGAAGCGAGAAGGACTCATTCCCAGCGCAGTACTGCTGACCCACCACCATGCCGACCACATCGGCGGCGTAGCGGCATTACAGCAACGATGGCCAGGCCTTGCAATGTTCGGCCCTGCCGACGAGCGCATTCCCGCAGAAGCCCATCAGGTTGGCCAGGGCGAACACTTGAGTTTGCTTGGCAACAGGTTCGAGGTGCTGGAAGTTCCCGGCCACACCCGCAGTCATATCGCGTTCGTCACCGACGGCCATCTGTTCAGCGGTGATACCCTGTTCAGCTTAGGCTGTGGGCGGATGCTCGAAGGTACAGCTGCTCAGATGTTCGAATCGCTGCAGCGCCTGGCCTCTTTGCCTGGCCAAATGCGTGTGTGTTGCGGCCACGAATACACGTTGGCCAATGCGGCCTTTGCACTGCACGTCGATCCCACCAACGCTGCCTTGCAGCGCCGTCAACAGGAAGCCCAGGCCATGCGTCATGCAGCCCGTCCTACCCTGCCGATTTCGCTGAAGAGTGAGCTGGCCACCAATCCGTTTTTACGCACCACCAGCCCCGCAATACGCGCTGCAGTCGCACCGCGCGCAGCTGGCGCACTTTCTTTAGAAGTAGATGTTTTTGCCGAACTTCGGCGCTGGAAAGACGAATTTCGCGCATGA